TCTCGAGCTCGTTGTTGGCCGCTTCATTGGTCGGATCGAGATGCAGAATGCGATCGTACAACCGCTTTGCGTCTTCGACCTGTTCAAGCCCCGTGGCCAGACGAGCGCCGCGCAGGAGCGAAGGCACGGTGACCCCCTCCATCGATGCGGCGATGCGATACTGCTCGAGGGCCTGCGCACGCTGATTGCGCCCTTCGAACACCTCGGCGAGCTCGCAGCGATAGGCCGGGTTCTCGGCGTCGAGCGTGATTGCGACCTGCATCTCCTTGATGGCCTCGTCGGTGCGCTGCATCTGGAGCAGCAGTCGTGCGTTGCGCACGCGATAGTGCGGATCGTCTTCGTGCGAGCGGCCCGCCACCTCGATCTCGTTGCGCGCCTCGGCCACCCGCCCCATCTTCAGGTAGGCCTCACCGAGATCGAGACGCGCCTCGACAAATCCGGGGTCGACAGCCAGGGCTCGGTTCAAGAAGTCGGCCGCAACCTCCGGCCGCTCGCGATGCTTCAGGTAGATGCGCGCCATGTCGTACATCGACCGCACGTGGCTGTCGTCAAGCGAGAGCGCCTTCTGATACTCTTCGAAGGCGTAGTCGTACTCCTCGAGGCTGAAGAACGCCTGTCCGAGATCGTAGTGCGCCTGGGCAGATTCAGGGCTCAGCTGGATGACCTTCTGGAAGAGCTTGATGCACGCGTCGTACTGCCGACCGTCCATGTAGCAGTAGGCCAGCGCCGAGAGCGACTGTACGTCGTTCGGGTTGATGTCGAGGGCCGCCTCGAACTCACGCATGGCGTCAGCGAGGCGCTTCACCGAGCGCAGCGCGGACGCGAGCTCACAGTGGAAGTGGCCTTCACGAGGCGCCAGCTCGATGGCTTTGTTGAAGTGCGGCAGCGCCTGCTCGACCTTGTTCGTGCGAACATACGAGAGGGCAAGGTTGTAGTGCGCAAAGGCGTCTTTGGGGTTGAGCTCGATGGACGAGTAGTAGTGGGGGATCGCCTTCTCGAAGTTCCCCAGCCTGCGATAGGCCTCTGCCAGGTTGTAGTGGGCGTAGGGATCGGCAGGGCTGATGCGCACGCACTGCTCGAGGCTCTCAACGGCCTTGTCGACCTCTCCGAGCTGGAGGCGGATCATGCCGAGATGGTAGAGGGCATCTGAGTAGCGCGGCTCGATGGCAATGGCCCGCTCATACTCCTGGATGGCGAAGTCGGGTCGGAAGATGGCTTCGCATGCCTGGGCCATGGCGAAGTGGACCTCCGGCACGTTCCCGTTCAGGTCAGCCGCCTTCTGGAAGCACTTGATCGCCTTCATGACCTGCTGGGCCTTCATGTGCGTGTTGCCGAGCGCATGGTAGAGGCGATAGTTGTCTGATTCGAGCTCGAGAGCGCGCTCAAGGTGGCTGATGGCCTTGGCCACCATGTTCTCGCGGTCATAGATGAGGCCGAGATTGTAGTGCGCCTCGGCAAACTTCGGATTGGCGTCGGCGGCCTTCGAGAAGTGGAGGATGGCCTGCTGGTTCTGCCCCAGAAGGGCGAAGATCTGGCCTGCAGCCCCGTAGGCCTCCCACAGGCGCGGGTTGATCTCGATGGCGCGGCGAAGGCT
The DNA window shown above is from Pseudomonadota bacterium and carries:
- a CDS encoding tetratricopeptide repeat protein, with protein sequence MADSFSLQKFHTLVRLNPNDPEAHFGLAMALEEKNDVAEAAKEYEQCLRLSGSRHARAFLHKGFLYAAVDDRSMAVREWQRAWELDPSIGNIMKDPSTLQFYSRKIQLCLERFNHPIKLNPNDGYAHFHLGMAYKFFDKPELALQSLRRAIEINPRLWEAYGAAGQIFALLGQNQQAILHFSKAADANPKFAEAHYNLGLIYDRENMVAKAISHLERALELESDNYRLYHALGNTHMKAQQVMKAIKCFQKAADLNGNVPEVHFAMAQACEAIFRPDFAIQEYERAIAIEPRYSDALYHLGMIRLQLGEVDKAVESLEQCVRISPADPYAHYNLAEAYRRLGNFEKAIPHYYSSIELNPKDAFAHYNLALSYVRTNKVEQALPHFNKAIELAPREGHFHCELASALRSVKRLADAMREFEAALDINPNDVQSLSALAYCYMDGRQYDACIKLFQKVIQLSPESAQAHYDLGQAFFSLEEYDYAFEEYQKALSLDDSHVRSMYDMARIYLKHRERPEVAADFLNRALAVDPGFVEARLDLGEAYLKMGRVAEARNEIEVAGRSHEDDPHYRVRNARLLLQMQRTDEAIKEMQVAITLDAENPAYRCELAEVFEGRNQRAQALEQYRIAASMEGVTVPSLLRGARLATGLEQVEDAKRLYDRILHLDPTNEAANNELE